From the Caballeronia sp. NK8 genome, one window contains:
- the zwf gene encoding glucose-6-phosphate dehydrogenase: MQSDSNFTFVLFGGTGDLSMRKILPALFEAHRAGSLNPAGRIVSVARETMEQGDYRAWVEDHVKPHVSKSGLDEAAWRSFVERFQYVGLDLGRAEDFALLRDALAQFGGTRVFYLATGPSLFVPICRALADVGLNQNARIVLEKPLGYDLESSNAINDAVGEIFQEEQIYRIDHYLGKEPVQNLLALRFGNALFEPLWRREWVESIQITIAEELGVEARGDFYDNTGALRDMVQNHLLQLLSIVTMEPPHSMHSDSVRDEKLRVLRALKPVDERDISRLAVRGQYHAGVVRGTAVPAYATEKGVRPDSTTETFVALKVEIENWRWAGVPFFLRTGKRLADRVAEIVVNFRAVPHSSLGSMPLRAGANRLVIRLQPNETIRLYCLAKQPGEGMNLASVHLDLAFDQFFKEGQMEAYQRLLLDVIHGRLALFVRRDEQEAAWRWVEPILNAWASSTTRPKPYAAGTWGPAASSAMLAQAGTCWLEEEN; the protein is encoded by the coding sequence ATGCAAAGCGACTCGAACTTCACCTTCGTACTCTTCGGCGGCACCGGCGACCTCTCGATGCGCAAGATTCTTCCCGCGCTCTTCGAGGCACATCGCGCGGGCTCGCTCAATCCGGCGGGCAGGATCGTCTCGGTCGCGCGCGAGACCATGGAGCAGGGCGACTATCGCGCGTGGGTCGAGGATCACGTGAAGCCGCATGTATCGAAGAGCGGCCTCGACGAAGCCGCGTGGCGCAGCTTCGTCGAGCGTTTTCAGTACGTCGGGCTCGACCTCGGCCGCGCGGAAGACTTCGCGCTGCTGCGCGACGCGCTCGCGCAATTCGGCGGCACGCGCGTGTTCTATCTCGCGACGGGCCCGTCGCTGTTCGTGCCGATCTGCCGCGCGCTCGCCGATGTCGGGCTGAATCAGAACGCGCGCATCGTGCTGGAGAAGCCGCTCGGCTACGATCTCGAATCGTCGAATGCGATCAACGATGCGGTCGGCGAAATCTTCCAGGAAGAGCAGATCTACCGGATCGATCACTATCTCGGCAAGGAGCCGGTGCAGAACCTGCTCGCGCTGCGTTTCGGCAACGCGCTGTTCGAGCCGCTGTGGCGCCGCGAATGGGTCGAGAGCATCCAGATCACGATCGCGGAGGAATTGGGCGTGGAAGCGCGCGGCGACTTCTACGACAATACGGGCGCGCTGCGCGACATGGTGCAGAACCATTTGCTGCAACTGCTTTCCATCGTGACGATGGAGCCGCCGCACTCGATGCACTCCGACTCCGTACGCGACGAGAAGCTGCGCGTGCTGCGCGCGCTCAAGCCGGTCGACGAGCGCGACATCAGCCGGCTCGCGGTGCGCGGGCAATATCATGCGGGTGTGGTGCGCGGCACGGCGGTGCCGGCGTATGCAACCGAGAAAGGCGTGCGCCCTGACAGCACGACGGAAACCTTCGTCGCGCTGAAGGTGGAAATCGAGAACTGGCGCTGGGCGGGCGTGCCGTTTTTCCTGCGCACCGGCAAGCGGCTGGCCGATCGCGTCGCGGAGATCGTCGTGAACTTTCGCGCGGTGCCGCATTCCTCGCTCGGCTCGATGCCGTTGCGCGCAGGCGCGAACCGGCTCGTGATCCGGCTGCAGCCCAACGAGACGATTCGCCTGTATTGCCTGGCGAAGCAGCCCGGCGAGGGCATGAATCTCGCGAGCGTGCATCTGGATCTCGCGTTCGATCAGTTCTTCAAGGAAGGACAAATGGAGGCGTATCAGCGCCTTCTGCTCGACGTGATTCACGGCCGCCTCGCGCTCTTCGTGCGGCGCGACGAGCAGGAAGCGGCGTGGCGCTGGGTCGAGCCGATCCTGAACGCGTGGGCGTCGTCGACGACGCGGCCGAAGCCTTACGCGGCGGGCACGTGGGGGCCGGCGGCGTCGAGCGCGATGCTCGCGCAGGCGGGCACGTGCTGGCTCGAAGAAGAGAATTGA
- the pgl gene encoding 6-phosphogluconolactonase, with product MIELRTFDDPRAHSDALAQAVGDALKASLAARGAASADANGQAAHATLAVSGGTSPKPFLQTLSHAPLDWAHIDVTLVDDRWVPETDPASNAQLVRDTLLQNAGAAAYFLPLVDTGKPLETHIAELNADARRRLPDVAVLGMGEDGHTASIFADAPEWDVAISTPERFIAVHPGAAPHARVSLSMSALKQIGQVYLFIAGQKKLDVLNAALAAPQKNAISTLAHAEGVKLDVYWCA from the coding sequence GTGATCGAGCTTCGCACTTTCGACGATCCGCGCGCCCATTCGGACGCGCTGGCGCAGGCCGTGGGCGACGCGCTGAAGGCGTCCCTCGCGGCAAGGGGCGCGGCATCTGCTGACGCCAATGGACAGGCCGCTCACGCCACGCTCGCGGTATCGGGCGGCACGAGCCCCAAGCCATTCTTGCAGACGCTCTCGCATGCGCCGCTCGACTGGGCGCACATCGACGTGACGCTCGTCGACGACCGCTGGGTGCCCGAGACCGATCCGGCGAGCAACGCACAGCTCGTGCGCGACACGCTGCTGCAGAACGCGGGCGCGGCGGCGTACTTCCTGCCGCTCGTGGATACGGGCAAGCCGCTGGAGACGCACATCGCCGAACTGAATGCCGACGCGCGCCGCCGCCTGCCGGATGTCGCCGTGCTCGGCATGGGCGAAGACGGCCACACAGCCTCGATCTTCGCCGACGCGCCCGAATGGGATGTCGCGATCTCGACGCCGGAGCGTTTCATCGCCGTGCATCCGGGCGCGGCGCCGCACGCGCGCGTGAGCCTGTCGATGTCGGCATTGAAGCAGATCGGGCAGGTATATCTCTTCATCGCCGGGCAGAAGAAACTCGACGTACTGAACGCGGCGCTCGCCGCGCCGCAAAAGAACGCCATCTCGACGCTGGCCCACGCTGAAGGAGTGAAGCTCGATGTCTACTGGTGTGCATAA
- a CDS encoding bifunctional transcriptional regulator/glucokinase, which translates to MSTGVHKTATQHADGPRLLADIGGTNARFALETAPGEIGQIRVYPGADYPGIAEVMQQYLKDTKVGRVNHAAIAIANPVDGDHVKMTNHDWSFSIEATRRALGFDTLLVVNDFTALAMALPGLTDAQREQVGGGSRRQNSVIGLLGPGTGLGVSGLIPADDRWIALGSEGGHATFSPFDEREDIVMRYARRKFPHVSFERVCAGQGLELIYRALAERDNVTVADTFNAADVTNRALAGEALALEVVNCFCAILGTFSGNIAVTLGALGGIYIGGGIVLKLGELFHKSPFRERFEAKGRFQQYLSGIPTYIITAEYPAFLGVSAILSEQLSNRANRGSSAVFERIRQMRDALTPAERRVADLALNHPRSIINDPIIDIARKADVSQPTVIRFCRSLGCQGLSDFKLKLATGLTGTIPVSHSQVHLGDTATDFGAKVLDNTVSAILQLREHLNFENVERAIDILNGARRIEFYGLGNSNIVAQDAHYKFFRFGIPTIAYGDLYMQAASAALLGKGDVIVAVSKSGRAPELLRVLEVAMQQGATVIAITSSNTPLAKRATVALETDHIEIRESQLSMISRILHLVIIDILAVGVAIRRAAPKPGAKISETVAKARQSGGEDAAAVLDWLSHGASGMARD; encoded by the coding sequence ATGTCTACTGGTGTGCATAAGACAGCGACGCAGCACGCCGACGGACCGCGGCTCCTGGCCGACATCGGCGGCACCAACGCGCGCTTCGCGCTGGAGACCGCGCCCGGCGAGATCGGGCAGATCCGCGTGTATCCGGGAGCCGATTACCCCGGCATCGCGGAGGTGATGCAGCAGTATCTGAAGGACACGAAGGTCGGCCGCGTGAATCATGCGGCGATCGCGATCGCGAATCCCGTCGACGGCGATCACGTGAAGATGACCAATCACGACTGGAGCTTTTCGATCGAGGCGACGCGCCGCGCGCTCGGCTTCGACACGCTGCTCGTCGTGAACGACTTCACCGCGCTCGCGATGGCGCTGCCCGGTCTCACCGACGCGCAGCGCGAGCAGGTCGGCGGCGGCTCGCGCCGGCAGAACAGTGTGATCGGCCTGCTCGGTCCGGGCACGGGGCTGGGCGTGTCGGGTCTGATTCCGGCCGATGACCGCTGGATCGCGCTCGGCAGCGAAGGCGGCCACGCCACGTTCTCGCCGTTCGACGAACGCGAAGACATCGTGATGCGCTATGCGCGCCGCAAGTTTCCGCACGTGTCGTTCGAACGCGTATGCGCGGGGCAAGGGCTCGAATTGATCTACCGCGCGCTCGCGGAGCGCGACAACGTCACGGTCGCCGATACCTTCAACGCCGCCGACGTCACGAACCGCGCGCTCGCGGGCGAAGCGCTCGCGCTCGAAGTGGTGAACTGCTTCTGCGCGATTCTCGGCACGTTCTCCGGGAATATCGCGGTGACGCTGGGCGCGCTGGGCGGTATCTATATCGGCGGCGGCATCGTGCTGAAACTCGGTGAACTGTTCCACAAGTCGCCGTTTCGCGAGCGTTTCGAGGCGAAAGGGCGCTTCCAGCAGTATCTGTCGGGCATTCCCACTTACATCATCACGGCGGAATATCCGGCGTTTCTCGGCGTCTCCGCGATTCTCTCGGAGCAACTGTCGAACCGCGCGAACAGGGGCTCGTCGGCGGTGTTCGAGCGCATCCGGCAAATGCGCGACGCCCTGACGCCCGCCGAGCGGCGCGTCGCCGATCTCGCGCTCAATCATCCGCGCTCGATCATCAACGATCCGATCATCGACATCGCGCGCAAGGCCGACGTGAGCCAGCCGACCGTGATCCGCTTTTGCCGCTCGCTCGGCTGCCAGGGTCTGTCGGACTTCAAGCTGAAGCTCGCGACGGGCCTCACGGGCACGATTCCGGTGAGCCACAGCCAGGTGCATCTCGGCGATACCGCCACCGATTTCGGCGCGAAAGTGCTCGACAACACCGTGTCTGCGATCCTTCAGTTGCGCGAGCATCTGAACTTCGAGAACGTCGAGCGCGCGATCGATATCCTGAACGGCGCGCGGCGCATCGAGTTTTACGGGCTCGGGAATTCGAACATCGTCGCGCAGGACGCGCATTACAAGTTCTTCCGCTTCGGCATCCCGACCATCGCTTACGGCGATCTGTACATGCAGGCGGCGTCAGCGGCGCTGCTCGGCAAGGGCGACGTGATCGTGGCCGTGTCGAAGTCGGGCCGGGCGCCGGAACTGTTGCGCGTGCTCGAAGTGGCGATGCAGCAGGGCGCGACGGTCATCGCGATCACGTCGAGCAATACGCCGCTCGCCAAGCGCGCGACGGTCGCGCTGGAGACGGATCACATCGAGATACGCGAATCGCAGCTCTCGATGATCTCGCGCATCCTGCATCTCGTGATCATCGATATTCTCGCCGTCGGCGTGGCGATCCGCCGTGCCGCGCCGAAGCCGGGCGCGAAGATCAGCGAGACGGTCGCGAAGGCGCGTCAATCGGGCGGCGAGGACGCGGCTGCGGTGCTCGACTGGCTGAGCCACGGCGCGTCGGGCATGGCGCGGGACTAG
- a CDS encoding porin encodes MKKALLAAAALLTFSAVAQAQSSVTLYGRLDAGLEYMNGVPTGAGPNGAATGTSHRFRAESGDWGTSLWGLKGAEDLGGGNRAVFQLEGSFNTMTGQGPGGGGLFNRWATVGISNNQFGTVLLGRELFISNGVWDFDPFGQSNWSSASLVRGRNWPQSSNNISYQSPKVAGFDFYGQYALSNSTNWNGNGTTAQGREAGAQITYTAPLFQIRGIYDEIRNPANGTLGGTYRDGGNGAYAYSREYTAMLNVFLGQFKLQGGYQAIRSAGMSGQLPGQPTTLDHEWGGVTWQATPAAALIGAVYHVNGNNGAGNATIYTVGGSYNLSKRTLFDIQVATVQNSKTANYGLNANNFGTAASTDNPFAGHSQTGVYAGIQHSF; translated from the coding sequence ATGAAGAAGGCTTTGCTCGCGGCAGCGGCGCTATTGACATTCAGCGCGGTCGCGCAAGCACAGAGCAGCGTGACGCTCTATGGTCGTCTGGACGCGGGGCTCGAATACATGAACGGCGTGCCCACCGGCGCGGGTCCGAACGGCGCGGCCACCGGCACCTCGCATCGGTTCAGGGCGGAGAGCGGCGACTGGGGCACGAGCCTGTGGGGCCTGAAAGGCGCGGAAGATCTGGGTGGCGGCAATCGCGCCGTGTTCCAGCTGGAAGGCAGCTTCAACACCATGACGGGTCAGGGTCCGGGCGGCGGCGGTCTCTTCAATCGCTGGGCGACGGTCGGTATCTCGAACAACCAGTTCGGTACGGTACTGCTGGGCCGCGAGCTCTTCATTTCGAACGGCGTATGGGACTTCGATCCGTTCGGTCAGTCGAACTGGTCGTCGGCTTCGCTGGTGCGTGGCCGCAACTGGCCGCAATCGAGCAACAACATTTCGTACCAGTCGCCGAAGGTGGCGGGCTTCGACTTCTACGGCCAGTACGCGCTCTCGAACTCGACCAACTGGAACGGCAACGGCACCACGGCCCAAGGCCGCGAGGCCGGCGCACAGATCACCTACACGGCGCCGCTCTTCCAGATTCGCGGCATCTACGACGAGATTCGCAATCCGGCCAACGGTACGCTCGGCGGCACGTACCGCGACGGCGGTAACGGCGCCTACGCCTACTCGCGCGAATACACGGCGATGCTCAACGTGTTCCTCGGCCAGTTCAAGCTGCAAGGCGGCTATCAGGCGATCCGCAGCGCCGGCATGTCGGGCCAGTTGCCCGGCCAGCCGACCACGCTCGATCACGAATGGGGCGGCGTGACATGGCAGGCGACGCCGGCGGCAGCGCTGATCGGCGCGGTCTATCACGTGAACGGCAACAACGGCGCGGGCAACGCGACCATCTACACGGTCGGCGGTTCGTACAACCTGTCGAAGCGCACGCTGTTCGACATCCAGGTCGCGACGGTGCAGAACAGCAAGACCGCGAACTACGGTCTGAACGCCAACAACTTCGGCACGGCGGCATCGACGGACAACCCCTTCGCAGGCCACAGCCAGACGGGCGTGTACGCGGGCATCCAGCACTCGTTCTAA
- a CDS encoding porin has protein sequence MKKALLASAALLTFSAVAHAQSSVTLYGRLDAGLEYMNGVPTGVGANGAATGSSHRFKAESGDWGTSLWGMKGVEDLGGGYRAVFQLEGSFNTMTGQGPGGGGLFNRWATVGVANNQFGTLLLGRELFISNGVWDFDPFGQSNWSSASLVRGRNWPQSSNNISYQSPKFAGLDFYGQYSLSNATNWNGNGTTPQGRNAGAYITYTTPLFQIRGMYDEIRNPANGTLGGVYDPINAANSGAVNGAYGFSREYTAMFNVFLGQFKIQGAYQAIRTAGMTGQLPGQPTTLDHEWGGVTWQATPAAALIAAVYHVNGNNGAGNATIYTAGGSYNLSKRTLLDLQVATVQNSKGANYGLNANNYGTSAATDNPIIGHSQTGVYAGIQHSF, from the coding sequence ATGAAAAAAGCTTTGCTCGCGTCGGCAGCACTGCTGACGTTCAGCGCAGTGGCACACGCTCAGAGCAGCGTGACGCTGTATGGCCGCCTGGACGCGGGGCTCGAATACATGAACGGCGTGCCGACAGGCGTGGGCGCCAACGGCGCGGCCACCGGCAGCTCACACCGCTTCAAGGCGGAAAGCGGCGACTGGGGTACGAGCCTGTGGGGCATGAAGGGCGTCGAAGACCTGGGCGGCGGCTACCGCGCCGTGTTCCAGTTGGAAGGCAGCTTCAACACCATGACGGGTCAGGGCCCGGGCGGCGGCGGTCTCTTCAATCGCTGGGCGACGGTCGGTGTCGCCAACAACCAGTTCGGTACCCTGTTGCTGGGTCGTGAACTCTTCATCTCCAACGGCGTGTGGGACTTCGATCCGTTCGGTCAGTCGAACTGGTCGTCGGCGTCGCTGGTGCGTGGCCGCAACTGGCCGCAATCGAGCAACAACATTTCGTACCAGTCGCCGAAGTTCGCGGGCCTCGACTTCTACGGTCAGTACTCGCTCTCCAACGCGACTAACTGGAACGGTAACGGCACGACTCCGCAAGGCCGTAATGCGGGCGCGTATATCACCTATACGACCCCGCTCTTCCAGATCCGCGGTATGTACGATGAAATCCGCAATCCGGCCAACGGCACGCTCGGCGGCGTATACGACCCGATCAATGCGGCCAACTCCGGCGCGGTCAACGGTGCGTATGGCTTCTCGCGTGAGTACACGGCGATGTTCAACGTGTTCCTCGGCCAGTTCAAGATCCAGGGCGCGTATCAGGCGATTCGCACCGCTGGCATGACGGGCCAGTTGCCCGGTCAGCCGACGACGCTCGATCACGAGTGGGGCGGCGTGACGTGGCAAGCGACGCCGGCGGCCGCGCTGATCGCGGCGGTCTACCACGTGAACGGCAACAACGGCGCGGGTAACGCGACCATCTACACGGCCGGCGGTTCGTACAACCTGTCCAAGCGCACCCTGCTGGATCTGCAGGTCGCGACGGTGCAGAACAGCAAGGGCGCAAACTACGGCCTGAACGCCAACAACTACGGTACGTCGGCTGCGACCGACAACCCGATCATCGGCCACAGCCAGACGGGCGTGTACGCAGGTATCCAGCACTCGTTCTGA
- a CDS encoding ABC transporter ATP-binding protein: MNSQMHKLFVDDIHKQYGNNEVLKGVSLKAKAGDVISIIGSSGSGKSTMLRCINFLEQPNQGRIFVDGSEVRTLKDKTGALKVADPKQLRQVRSKLSMVFQHFNLWSHMNVLENVTEAPVNVLGLSKKEAEERARTYLEKVGLAPRVEKQYPSHLSGGQQQRVAIARALAMHPDVMLFDEPTSALDPELVGEVLKVMQTLAEEGRTMIVVTHEMAFARNVSNHVVFLHQGRIEEEGHPDAVFGNTKSERLRQFLSGSLK; this comes from the coding sequence ATGAATTCCCAGATGCACAAGCTTTTCGTCGACGACATTCACAAGCAGTACGGCAACAACGAAGTTCTGAAGGGCGTTTCGCTCAAGGCGAAGGCCGGCGATGTGATCAGCATCATCGGCTCGTCGGGCTCGGGCAAGAGCACGATGCTGCGTTGTATCAACTTTCTCGAGCAGCCGAACCAGGGGCGCATCTTCGTCGACGGCAGCGAAGTTCGCACGCTGAAGGACAAGACCGGCGCGCTCAAGGTCGCCGACCCGAAGCAGCTTCGGCAGGTGCGCTCGAAACTCTCGATGGTGTTCCAGCACTTCAATCTGTGGTCGCACATGAACGTGCTGGAGAACGTGACCGAGGCGCCGGTCAACGTGCTCGGGCTCTCGAAGAAGGAAGCCGAGGAGCGCGCGCGCACGTATCTGGAGAAGGTCGGGCTCGCGCCGCGCGTGGAGAAGCAGTATCCGTCGCATCTGTCGGGCGGACAGCAGCAGCGCGTGGCGATCGCCCGCGCGCTCGCGATGCATCCCGACGTCATGCTGTTCGACGAGCCGACCTCCGCGCTCGACCCCGAGCTGGTCGGCGAAGTGCTGAAAGTGATGCAGACGCTCGCCGAGGAAGGCCGCACGATGATCGTCGTCACGCACGAGATGGCGTTCGCGCGCAATGTGTCGAACCATGTGGTGTTTCTGCATCAGGGGCGCATCGAGGAAGAAGGTCATCCGGATGCGGTCTTCGGCAACACGAAGAGCGAACGGCTCAGGCAGTTCCTGTCGGGCAGCCTCAAGTAA